Proteins encoded by one window of Winogradskyella sp. PG-2:
- a CDS encoding RNA polymerase sigma factor, which translates to MSLERLINNCIKQDAKAQSQLYKQYASKLFSLCLKYSKNYAEAEDNLHDAFITVFSKIEQFNNKGSFEGWLKRITINTSLQRYRENVGVYDIVNEENIEDVSVEIDDEGLSIDFLLEIIQELPDRYRLVFNLYVLDGYSHVEISELINISTGTSKSNLARARLILKDKIEDYKANASSQSI; encoded by the coding sequence GTGAGTTTAGAGAGACTCATAAATAATTGTATAAAACAAGATGCTAAAGCTCAAAGCCAATTGTACAAGCAATATGCAAGTAAATTATTTTCGCTTTGTCTTAAGTATTCTAAAAACTATGCGGAAGCAGAGGATAATCTGCACGACGCATTTATAACTGTATTTAGTAAAATAGAGCAGTTTAATAATAAAGGTTCTTTTGAAGGTTGGTTAAAGCGTATTACAATTAATACATCATTGCAACGCTACAGAGAAAATGTCGGAGTTTATGACATTGTAAATGAAGAAAATATAGAAGATGTTTCTGTAGAAATAGATGATGAAGGCTTGAGTATTGATTTCTTATTAGAAATCATTCAAGAATTACCAGATCGATATAGATTGGTATTTAATTTGTATGTGTTAGATGGATATTCTCATGTAGAAATAAGTGAATTAATTAATATTTCAACAGGAACATCAAAATCTAATCTAGCGCGTGCTCGATTAATTTTAAAAGATAAAATAGAAGATTATAAAGCGAATGCAAGTTCGCAATCAATATAA